The Primulina eburnea isolate SZY01 chromosome 13, ASM2296580v1, whole genome shotgun sequence genome includes a region encoding these proteins:
- the LOC140809771 gene encoding uncharacterized protein — MAIQLENLVESIKSKVRSLKKSKKPYLKMDKSASVKVEIRSRKARKIIEKTLKSADRPGKPSHLAR; from the coding sequence ATGGCGATTCAGCTGGAGAATCTGGTGGAGTCCATAAAGTCCAAGGTTCGATCGTTGAAGAAATCGAAGAAACCTTACCTGAAGATGGACAAGAGCGCGAGCGTTAAGGTCGAGATCCGAAGTCGGAAAGCTCGGAAGATCATCGAGAAAACCCTCAAATCCGCCGATCGCCCCGGCAAGCCTTCTCACTTGGCTCGATAA
- the LOC140809500 gene encoding uncharacterized protein, with amino-acid sequence MGKLLLGNVEHGRQIKTATPSIKSACQAALLKSNEVFKTFRQEIERMAKSIKELRKENSFLTNKCEKSDITLTELADERERLKKQLEKTRNQKEKLESICRSLQA; translated from the exons ATGGGAAAGCTTCTACTAG GAAACGTAGAGCATGGTAGACAAATAAAAACTGCTACACCGTCAATCAAATCTG CATGCCAGGCAGCGTTACTGAAAAGCAACGaggtttttaaaacttttaggCAAGAAATTGAGAGG ATGGCGAAATCGATCAAGGAGCTTAGGAAGGAAAACTCCTTTTTGACGAACAAATGCGAAAAATCAGACATTACTCTTACAGAACTTGCAGATGAG CGGGAACGTTTGAAGAAACAGCTCGAAAAAACAAGAAACCAAAAGGAAAAACTTGAGTCCATATGCCGCTCACTTCAGGCATAG
- the LOC140809557 gene encoding uncharacterized protein codes for MGKVRNYWLLKTEPGEWSWDDQAANGGLSKWDGVKNRQAQKNMKSMRLGDLCFFYHSGAKSRRVVGVVSVVREWCEDDDGGGAVDVKMVGEMKAAVGLAEMKRGLKGMEFGMFRQPRLSVVPVEKAVWDKVCEMGGGYEADGR; via the coding sequence ATGGGGAAGGTTCGGAATTACTGGCTGCTGAAGACGGAGCCGGGCGAGTGGTCATGGGATGACCAAGCTGCCAACGGAGGCTTGTCGAAGTGGGACGGAGTGAAGAACCGGCAAGCGCAGAAAAACATGAAGAGCATGAGGTTGGGGGACCTGTGTTTCTTCTACCATTCCGGCGCCAAGTCACGTCGCGTGGTGGGCGTGGTCTCTGTGGTGCGCGAATGGTGCGAAGACGACGATGGCGGCGGCGCTGTGGATGTGAAGATGGTGGGGGAGATGAAGGCGGCGGTGGGCTTGGCAGAGATGAAGAGGGGCTTGAAAGGGATGGAATTCGGTATGTTCAGGCAGCCCAGGTTGTCTGTTGTGCCTGTTGAGAAGGCCGTTTGGGATAAAGTCTGTGAGATGGGCGGAGGATATGAGGCTGATGGCCGATGA